One Peterkaempfera bronchialis DNA window includes the following coding sequences:
- a CDS encoding CPBP family intramembrane glutamic endopeptidase, with product MICPVPCALLERAPLTTTENAAPALAVPRRLLGQELIIVLALSLGASGLSALISFIGSLTRHAALKQQTATLNGSLAPGRPWLDLAWQLFGIATALVPVALVAHLLLREGSSVRALGFDLARRWPDLGRGAAVAAAIGGSGLALYLGARASGANLTVVPSSLPDVWWRIPVLIASAWQNAIVEEVIVVGYLLRRLAQLGWSWPAALVASSLLRGSYHLYQGVGGFVGNVVMGVVFCLLYRRWGRVMPLVVAHALIDTVAFVGYALLAGHVSWLPTG from the coding sequence ATGATCTGCCCGGTCCCCTGTGCGTTGTTGGAGCGAGCCCCCTTGACGACCACCGAGAACGCCGCACCGGCTCTTGCGGTCCCCCGGCGGCTGCTCGGCCAGGAACTGATCATCGTCCTGGCCCTGTCGCTGGGCGCCAGCGGGCTCAGTGCGCTGATCAGCTTCATCGGCTCGCTCACCCGCCACGCGGCCCTCAAGCAGCAGACCGCCACCCTCAACGGCTCGCTCGCCCCCGGCCGCCCCTGGCTCGACCTGGCCTGGCAGCTCTTCGGCATCGCCACCGCGCTGGTACCGGTGGCCCTGGTCGCCCATCTGCTGCTGCGGGAGGGCTCCTCGGTACGGGCCCTCGGCTTCGACCTGGCCCGCCGCTGGCCCGACCTCGGGCGCGGCGCCGCCGTGGCCGCCGCCATCGGCGGCTCCGGGCTCGCCCTCTACCTGGGCGCGCGCGCCTCCGGCGCCAACCTCACGGTGGTGCCCTCCTCGCTGCCCGACGTGTGGTGGCGCATCCCCGTCCTGATCGCCTCCGCCTGGCAGAACGCCATCGTGGAGGAGGTCATCGTCGTCGGCTATCTGCTGCGCCGCCTCGCCCAACTCGGCTGGTCCTGGCCTGCGGCGCTGGTCGCCAGCTCGCTGCTGCGCGGCTCGTACCACCTCTACCAGGGCGTCGGCGGCTTCGTCGGCAATGTGGTGATGGGCGTGGTCTTCTGCCTGCTGTACCGGCGCTGGGGGCGGGTCATGCCGCTGGTGGTGGCGCATGCGCTGATCGACACCGTGGCCTTTGTCGGGTATGCGCTGCTGGCCGGGCATGTGAGCTGGTTGCCGACCGGCTGA
- a CDS encoding glutamate--cysteine ligase — MGEKVAAAGSDLSDRQLYRRKLRTCLEALERMLRESRFDRPRAVMGLEIELNLADEQGLPVMRNEQVLRAIASPDFQTELGQFNIEVNIAPHRLGGRVFEELREEIDTGLRYADRKAAEVGARIVMVGVLPTLTNDHAVLDNMSRNDRYSLLNDQILAARGEDIVLDIDGVERLEVESASIVAEAACTSLQLHLQVTPERFPAVWNAAQALAGAQVAVGANSPFLFGRELWRETRPVLFEQACDTRPEELKAQGVRPITWFGERWVDSALELFEENVRYFPSLLPICDDEDPGKVLASGGVPSLAELRLHNGTIYRWNRPVYDVADGVPHLRVENRVLPAGPTVADTLANTAFYYGLVRSLAEQPRPVWTRLPFALASENFHAAARAGIDAVLHWPRQGRGGRVGPPVRIPAVELVLEELLPLAAQGLDAWGVEAADRDRYLGIIEARCRRRTNGASWQSATFHHFRDRYGQDRDSALAAMTRRYMEYMRSGDPVHTWPVG; from the coding sequence ATGGGCGAGAAGGTCGCGGCCGCTGGTTCCGACCTGTCCGACCGGCAGCTCTACCGCAGAAAGCTCAGGACCTGCCTGGAGGCCCTGGAGCGGATGCTGCGGGAGAGCCGCTTCGACCGCCCGCGCGCGGTGATGGGACTGGAGATCGAGCTCAACCTCGCCGACGAGCAGGGGCTCCCGGTGATGCGCAACGAGCAGGTGCTGCGGGCCATCGCCAGCCCCGACTTCCAGACCGAGCTGGGGCAGTTCAACATCGAGGTGAACATCGCCCCGCACCGGCTGGGCGGCCGGGTCTTCGAGGAGCTGCGCGAGGAGATCGATACCGGGCTGCGGTACGCCGACCGCAAGGCCGCCGAGGTGGGGGCGCGGATCGTGATGGTGGGCGTGCTGCCCACGCTCACCAACGACCACGCGGTACTGGACAACATGTCCCGCAACGACCGGTACAGCCTGCTCAACGACCAGATCCTGGCCGCGCGCGGCGAGGACATCGTGCTGGACATCGACGGGGTGGAGCGGCTGGAGGTGGAGTCGGCGTCCATCGTGGCCGAGGCCGCCTGCACCTCCCTGCAACTGCACCTCCAGGTGACGCCCGAGCGGTTCCCGGCGGTGTGGAACGCGGCCCAGGCGCTGGCCGGTGCGCAGGTGGCGGTGGGGGCGAACTCGCCGTTCCTGTTCGGCCGGGAGCTGTGGAGGGAGACCCGGCCGGTCCTCTTCGAGCAGGCGTGCGACACCCGGCCCGAGGAGCTCAAGGCGCAGGGCGTCCGGCCGATCACCTGGTTCGGCGAGCGCTGGGTGGACTCGGCGCTGGAGCTCTTCGAGGAGAACGTCCGGTACTTCCCCTCGCTGCTGCCCATCTGCGACGACGAGGACCCGGGGAAGGTGCTGGCCTCCGGCGGGGTGCCCAGCCTGGCCGAGCTGCGACTGCACAACGGCACCATCTACCGCTGGAACCGCCCGGTCTACGACGTCGCCGACGGGGTGCCGCACCTCAGGGTGGAGAACCGGGTGCTGCCGGCCGGGCCGACGGTGGCCGACACCCTGGCCAACACGGCGTTCTACTACGGCCTGGTGCGCTCGCTGGCCGAGCAGCCGAGGCCGGTCTGGACGCGGCTGCCGTTCGCGCTCGCCTCGGAGAACTTCCACGCCGCGGCCCGGGCCGGTATCGACGCGGTGCTGCACTGGCCGCGCCAGGGGCGCGGCGGGCGGGTCGGCCCGCCGGTGCGGATCCCCGCAGTGGAGCTGGTGCTGGAGGAGCTGCTGCCGCTCGCCGCCCAGGGTCTGGACGCCTGGGGGGTGGAGGCCGCCGACCGGGACCGCTACCTGGGCATCATCGAGGCGCGCTGCCGCCGCCGGACCAATGGCGCCTCCTGGCAGAGCGCGACCTTCCACCACTTCCGGGACCGCTATGGGCAGGACCGGGACTCGGCGCTGGCCGCGATGACCCGGCGGTACATGGAGTACATGCGCAGCGGGGACCCGGTGCACACCTGGCCGGTGGGCTGA